The following nucleotide sequence is from Mucilaginibacter sp. cycad4.
ACTGCGGGGCCTGCGAACCGGAATGCCCTAATAATGCTATTTATGATGCAGGAGCGGCCTGGCGTTTCAGCGATGGGACTGGCCTTAGAGGGATAATTGATTTTGGCGATGGTAACACCCTGAATGCCGAAGAAACACAAGCTGCATTATCTGACGATATATATTATATAGTACCCGATAAGTGTACCGAATGTGTAGGTTTTCATGACGAGCCTCAATGTGCAGCCGTTTGTCCGGTTGATTGCTGCGTTGATGACGAAGATATCCGCGAGAGCGAAGAAGAGCTGCTTGCCAAAAAAGACTGGCTGCACATGAACGAATAGATATACTTTTTAAATGATATTGAAAGGGAGATGCTGTGCATGTCCCTTTTTGTTTAGCGATAAATTGAATTTCAAGAACTTGTCAACGTATCGCGCATTTGATTAAAAAGTCTGAAAATATTTGTATTATCGTATAGTTTTATCCCCAAAACTACAGATACCAGTTATATAAATAATATCATATTAAGATGTTAACCATGTATTAGTTTAAAATACGTGTGGGATTTTTGTTTATTTGATATTTACAGAAACTATGGAATACGGGATATGTAACCTGGCCGTAATCCCGCTGAGGGCCGAACCTAACGAGCGGAGCGAGCAGGTATCGCAATTATTATTTGGCGAAGCGTTTGAAATTACCGAGTGGCAAAACAACTGGGTTAAGATCATTGCTGAGAATGATGGATATGTTGGGTGGATAGGTCGCCTGCAATTTGTTATGCTTGGTCATATAGCGTATAAAAATATTAAGAACCACCCTCCAAAGCTTACTTATCATGCCGTTACACAGGCCTGGAAAATAAGCGATAACAGCGTTGTTTATTTACCGGCTGGCAGCTCTCTTGCTTTTTTGGAGGGCACTTCATGCCGCGTTGGTAACGAGCGCTTTGAAATAATTGGCAAGGTTGGCGAGCCTGAAGATATTGCAACTACCGCTAAATCATTCCTGAATTCGCCATATTTGTGGGGGGGGCGAACACATTTTGGTATTGATTGCTCTGGTTTTACACAGGTAGTTTATAAACTAAAAGGCCTCAGGATTAAACGTGATGCCAGTATGCAGGCAAAACAAGGCAGTAAAATCGATTCAATAAAGGATGCAAGGCTGGGGGACCTGGCTTTTTTTGATAATGCCGAAGGCCGGGTAACTCATGTGGGCATCATGCTCAATAATGAGCACATCATTCATGCATCCGGTAAAGTTAAAATTGATTCCATTAATGAGGATGGAATATACTCGCTTGAGCAAAGAAAACATACGCATAATCTGTGTGGTATCAGGCGTTTTTTTTAATTAGCCTGTGCTTATTTAACCAAATAGTAAAAGAGATAAGAGAAGGAAAGTGGTTTAATTTAGTAAGATAAGTTTTTGGAAAAGAAAACGAGGCGGGTCAGCTAAATTTAACCTCCCAGGAAATGATCTTTTTATCGTCACTTACCGAAAGGAGCTGGTTGGACGTTCCCCATGCTAATTTATTGATAGATAGCACATGGCCTGGATATCCTTTTTCCCTGCTGATATTTTTGTAGAGTTTAAAATCGTCCGATCCCCAGATCTTGATACTTTTATCCATGCTGGCAGTAGCAAAATAAGGCAGGGTAGGATGGAATACAATATGGTTCACTGCAAACAGATGGGCGGGGATGTTTTTTATTTCATGATAACTGCTGCTATCCCAAATCTTTACCTGGGCATCTCTTGAGCCGGAAGCGATGTAACTTCCATCGGGGCTGTAAGCAAGTGAAAAAACTGCCATAGTATGGCCATGAAGCGCTTTAATAATAGTATAATCTTCCAGGTCGTAAACGGCGATATGATTATCGCGGCAACCGAATGCCACCCGTTTTTGATCGGGCGAAACGGCAATACAACGAACTGTATCCCTGGATACCGTTATGCTGTGCACCATTTCAAGTGTTTTAAGGCTCCATACAGATACAGTACCATCTTCTGATGCTATTAATAACTCATCTTTTTTAACCGATGATTTGACGTCAAAAATAGCTTTGTGGTGATGCCTTAAAGGTTTGAGTAATTTCTGCTGAATAAAATCAAACACCAGAACCTCGCCGCTGCGTAAACCGGCAAACATTAGCGGGTATCCCTCCGGACAATGAATGGCATAAATGGATGCATTAACCGGGAACATCACCTTAATAAACGAGAAATCATTCAGGCTCCACTCAACCAGTCCCTTATCATTGCCGCCTGTAAACAATATCCCCGGCTTTTGCGATAGTTCAAGTGTGAATATCGGGTTGGCATGGCCTGTAAGCTCGGCTGTTTTTTGTACGGTGATCATACTTTAGTTCATAGTTAATGGTTCATAGATCATAGCAAAATTAACAGGTTAAAGCAAATTTAGCCATGAACCATGATCTATGAACCATGAACAAATATTACTTATGCCTTGATTCTAAATTTTTAGCAATTGTTTCCAGTGTCAGCCCTTTTTCGCGAAGCAGGACCAGCAAATGAAAAACAAGATCTGATGATTCATTGATCAGGTCGGTTTCGGTTTCGGAAAGGGCGGCAATTACGGTTTCAACACCTTCTTCGCCAACTTTCTGGGCTATTTTGTTAAGGCCTTTATTGCGGAGTTTGTTTACATATGAACCCTCTACCGGGTTAGCATACCTGTCGGCAATGATATTTTCCAGCTCCAGGATAAAGTTTTGATTAAATTCGGTATTGAAGCAGCTGCGTGAGCCAGTATGGCAGGTAGGCCCATCGGCTTTCACTTTGATCAGCAACGTGTCGTTATCGCAATCAATGCTAATACTTTTTACATGCAGAAAGTTGCTGCTGGTTTCACCTTTGGTCCACAAGCGGTTTTTTGAGCGTGAGTAAAAAGTAACGATATTTTCCTGTACGGTTTTATCGTATGCTTCCTGGTTCATGTAACCGAGCATCAGCACCTCTAAAGTTTGCTCGTCCTGTATGATTACGGGGACAAGCCCGTCGGTTTTTTCAAAATCTATGTTCATTGCAACTGTTTTTGTTCCCCTCTCGAGAGGGGGAGCGGAGGGTGTGTGCCGGGAGGGGTGTGTTCGTCGCTTGAAGAGAAACACAGCCCTCCACCTCTCTCAAGAGGGGAATCGCACAAGCCGCCGCTTTTATCTCAAATTCTAACTTCTATCTTATTATCTTGTAGTATCCTCTTCAAATCCGGTATCAGTATCTCTCCATAATGAAATACCGAAGCAGCCAGCGCGGCATCAACATTGGTTTTTTCAAAAACATCAACAAAGTGTTCCACTTTGCCGGCACCGCCCGAAGCTATTACCGGAATATGCACGGCATCATTAACAGTTTTAAGCAAACCATTATCAAAACCGCCTTTGGTGCCGTCATGATCCATAGAAGTGAGCAGGATTTCGCCTGCGCCACGGCTTTCAGCCTCCAGGATCCACTCCAATGTTTGGCGCTCCGTTGGCAGCCTGCCGCCATTGAGGTGTACTACGTTTTTATCACCAATGCTGCGGGTATCAACAGCTATTACCACAAACTGAACACCGAAGGCAGCAGCCAGTTCGTCTATCAGTTTAGGGTTACGCACTGCTGCCGAGTTAATGGAAATTTTATCTGCGCCTGCATTCAGCAGCGCATCGGCATCGGCAATTTCATTAATGCCGCCTCCAATGGTGAAAGGAATATTGATTTGCCTGGCTACGGCCTTTACCAGCTCAACCATAGTTTTGCGACGTTCAACAGTGGCGGTGATGTCCAAAAACACCAGTTCGTCGGCCCCCTGGTTTGAGTAATTCCAGGCCAGCTCTACCGGGTCGCCGGCATCGCGCAAGTCAACAAAGTTTACACCTTTGACTGTACGCCCATCTTTAACGTCAAGGCAGGGGATAATTCGCTTGGCAAGCCCCCCCCGCCCCCTAAAGGGGGAGCCTTTGATTTGCGTATTTATATTTTCCAATACTTTTTCTAAATGATTAACTACCTGTTCGTTGGTAAAACGTAATACTTTTAATCCGTCGAGTTCTAAGTTGGTTTGCCTGATTATATCGTTAAGCGCGATGTCTGGTCGTAAATGTATATCACCGTCTAACTCGACAATTAACTTATGCTGATGACAATAAAAATCGGCGATATAAATCCCTAAAGGATGTTGTCTTCTGGATTTTACACCTAACTGTTTGCCTTTCAGATGTTGCCAAAGTAGTTCCTCCGCGGCAGTCATTCTATAACGAAGAGATTCAGCATTTTGAAAGACTAACTTATCGGCTCCCAAAAACATTTTTCTTTTCATTGTTGAACTATTTCTCCCCCTTTAGGGGGCCGGGGGGCGACTTATATCGATATCAGCGCATCCAAATTCCAGTGTTTCACGTCTTCAATGGTGATATGGCCCTCATATATCGCTTTTCCAACTACTACCGATTCAACTTTTAAGCGGTTAAGTTTTTCGATATCACCCATAGAGCTAACGCCGCCTGATGCGATCAGTTTGATGAATGGAGAATGGTCGAGCAGTTTTTCGTACAGCTCAATGCCAGCACCGCCAAGTTTGCCATCTTTGTTGATGTCAGTGCACAGGAAACGGAAGAAACCCAGGCTCAGACATTTGTCAACATAGTCCATCAATTTAATTGGCGAGCTTTCCATCCAGCCGGAGTATTTGATCACCTCGTCAAGCACGTCGATGGCTACAACAACCTGGTCGGAGCATTTGTCTTTACCGCAAATTTCTTTACTTAGTTCGGGCAGGAAGCTGGGATTGGTTAGGGCCTGTGTGCCCACAATTACGCGGTGAACGCCTGCATCTATCAGCTCTTTCACTTTTTCGATGCTGCGGATCCCCCCGCCGTATTGTACCTTCATATCAGTTTTTCGGATCACATCAAACAGGTATTGCTGGTTGCTGAAATCGTTTTTTGCGCCGTTAAGGTCAATGATGTGAATGAAGTTGGTGCCGTTGCTCTGGTAGCGCTCAATCATTTCTTCAAGGGTAACATCGTATTCGGTTACCTGTTTGTAGTCGCCTTCACGAAGACGGACTACCTTCTTGTTCAAAATGTCAATGGCAGGAATAATGTACATATCCTTTATATTTTTGAGAAATTAGTTAACAATGTTTCGCCAAACACGCCCGATTTTTCGGGGTGAAATTGTACGCCATAAAAATTATCAAGCCAAATTGATGCCGAAAATTCGTTTCCGTAATCGGTGGCCAATAAAGTGTATGCTTTATCATACTCAATAAAGTATGAATGTACAAAGTAAAAATGTGAACCTGACGGTATATTTTCAAATAGGGGGTTGTCCTTTTCAGGGTAAACCCTGTTCCAGCCCGTGTGCGGCACTTTATGATCAGCACTATCTTTAAACCTTAAAGTTTTAACCGGGATGATATCCAATAGGTTAGAGTCGCCCTCTTCAGAGTGGGAGGTAAGCAATTGCATACCTACACAAATACCCAGGGTAGGTTTTTTTAACGCTTTAATGGATGGCACCAATCCGGTAGCAACGAGCTTATTCATAGCAGCGCCGGCATGGCCAACACCCGGAATAATGTAACGGTCATACTTATCAAAATCCTCTTCACTATTAATAAAGCCATAGGATATCCCTAAGCGCTCTAAAGCGGCAGTAAGGGAAAATATGTTTCCGGCTCCGTATAGAATGATGCCGATACCCCCCCCGCCCCCTAAAGGGGGTGCCTCTGCGAGGCTTTCCTTGTCTACTTTTTGTATGTTTTGATCTGGTGTATCCATTTTGTGCTTTTTACTCCCCCTTTAGGGGGCCGGGGGCATTTACAAAAGCCCCTTCGTGCTTGGTAAAACCATCTTATCTACATCACGTTTTACGGCTACTTTTATTGCTTTGGCAAAGGCTTTAAATATAGCTTCAATTTTGTGATGTTCGTTCTGGCCTTCGGCTTT
It contains:
- a CDS encoding 4Fe-4S dicluster domain-containing protein; its protein translation is MAIKITDECINCGACEPECPNNAIYDAGAAWRFSDGTGLRGIIDFGDGNTLNAEETQAALSDDIYYIVPDKCTECVGFHDEPQCAAVCPVDCCVDDEDIRESEEELLAKKDWLHMNE
- a CDS encoding C40 family peptidase, with the translated sequence MEYGICNLAVIPLRAEPNERSEQVSQLLFGEAFEITEWQNNWVKIIAENDGYVGWIGRLQFVMLGHIAYKNIKNHPPKLTYHAVTQAWKISDNSVVYLPAGSSLAFLEGTSCRVGNERFEIIGKVGEPEDIATTAKSFLNSPYLWGGRTHFGIDCSGFTQVVYKLKGLRIKRDASMQAKQGSKIDSIKDARLGDLAFFDNAEGRVTHVGIMLNNEHIIHASGKVKIDSINEDGIYSLEQRKHTHNLCGIRRFF
- a CDS encoding WD40 repeat domain-containing protein: MITVQKTAELTGHANPIFTLELSQKPGILFTGGNDKGLVEWSLNDFSFIKVMFPVNASIYAIHCPEGYPLMFAGLRSGEVLVFDFIQQKLLKPLRHHHKAIFDVKSSVKKDELLIASEDGTVSVWSLKTLEMVHSITVSRDTVRCIAVSPDQKRVAFGCRDNHIAVYDLEDYTIIKALHGHTMAVFSLAYSPDGSYIASGSRDAQVKIWDSSSYHEIKNIPAHLFAVNHIVFHPTLPYFATASMDKSIKIWGSDDFKLYKNISREKGYPGHVLSINKLAWGTSNQLLSVSDDKKIISWEVKFS
- the hisIE gene encoding bifunctional phosphoribosyl-AMP cyclohydrolase/phosphoribosyl-ATP diphosphatase HisIE is translated as MFLFKRRTHPSRHTPSAPPLERGTKTVAMNIDFEKTDGLVPVIIQDEQTLEVLMLGYMNQEAYDKTVQENIVTFYSRSKNRLWTKGETSSNFLHVKSISIDCDNDTLLIKVKADGPTCHTGSRSCFNTEFNQNFILELENIIADRYANPVEGSYVNKLRNKGLNKIAQKVGEEGVETVIAALSETETDLINESSDLVFHLLVLLREKGLTLETIAKNLESRHK
- the hisF gene encoding imidazole glycerol phosphate synthase subunit HisF, with the translated sequence MKGSPFRGRGGLAKRIIPCLDVKDGRTVKGVNFVDLRDAGDPVELAWNYSNQGADELVFLDITATVERRKTMVELVKAVARQINIPFTIGGGINEIADADALLNAGADKISINSAAVRNPKLIDELAAAFGVQFVVIAVDTRSIGDKNVVHLNGGRLPTERQTLEWILEAESRGAGEILLTSMDHDGTKGGFDNGLLKTVNDAVHIPVIASGGAGKVEHFVDVFEKTNVDAALAASVFHYGEILIPDLKRILQDNKIEVRI
- a CDS encoding 1-(5-phosphoribosyl)-5-[(5-phosphoribosylamino)methylideneamino] imidazole-4-carboxamide isomerase — encoded protein: MYIIPAIDILNKKVVRLREGDYKQVTEYDVTLEEMIERYQSNGTNFIHIIDLNGAKNDFSNQQYLFDVIRKTDMKVQYGGGIRSIEKVKELIDAGVHRVIVGTQALTNPSFLPELSKEICGKDKCSDQVVVAIDVLDEVIKYSGWMESSPIKLMDYVDKCLSLGFFRFLCTDINKDGKLGGAGIELYEKLLDHSPFIKLIASGGVSSMGDIEKLNRLKVESVVVGKAIYEGHITIEDVKHWNLDALISI
- the hisH gene encoding imidazole glycerol phosphate synthase subunit HisH encodes the protein MDTPDQNIQKVDKESLAEAPPLGGGGGIGIILYGAGNIFSLTAALERLGISYGFINSEEDFDKYDRYIIPGVGHAGAAMNKLVATGLVPSIKALKKPTLGICVGMQLLTSHSEEGDSNLLDIIPVKTLRFKDSADHKVPHTGWNRVYPEKDNPLFENIPSGSHFYFVHSYFIEYDKAYTLLATDYGNEFSASIWLDNFYGVQFHPEKSGVFGETLLTNFSKI